Proteins encoded in a region of the Pieris napi chromosome 5, ilPieNapi1.2, whole genome shotgun sequence genome:
- the LOC125049364 gene encoding protein TESPA1 isoform X2, which yields MDSKQDTFNETVSSLLERKVRGWLSGVIEDMRRSSPVQQWLDSLPSEDANSQEATLNGKKDEDDSDTAENKAEESITENTVIETQNDLQEDKSLEVPEQKDLLKRKSLESGVLNDQLKNKSKLQRDHSIQSEGYIPRLKNPLLRDHSLQSDGSGSSGSSVLNVLGARKVDAESVLLALGFGPSEKQQKLQRIPDRFLVPSKLKGISTEDFIKNEQHSMKMHDCGVFGYRGLTEHCTPVCRFMKPVPSNYGPYQVPQIAVQESPCSTVDNCS from the exons ATGGATTCAAAACAAG ATACATTTAATGAAACAGTTTCTTCACTATTAGAACGTAAAGTACGTGGTTGGCTTAGTGGGGTTATTGAAGACATGCGCCGAAGTAGCCCTGTGCAACAATGGCTAGATTCCTTGCCTAGTGAGGATGCAAATTCACAAGAAGCAACACTGAATGGTAAGAAAGATGAAGATGACTCAGACACTGCTGAGAACAAGGCAGAGGAATCAATTACTGAAAATACTGTGATTGAAACACAAAATGATTTACAAGAAGACAAAAGTTTAGAAGTACCAGAGCAAAAGGACCTGTTAAAGAGAAAGTCTTTAGAAAGTGGAGTACTTAATGATCAGTTAaagaataaaagtaaattgcAACGGGACCATTCTATACAGTCAGAGGGATATATTCCCAGATTGAAAAATCCTTTACTTCGGGATCACTCTTTACAA tcTGATGGAAGTGGTTCTAGTGGCAGTTCtgtattaaatgttttggGTGCACGGAAAGTAGATGCAGAGTCTGTTCTCTTGGCATTGGGATTTGGACCAAGTGAAAAACAGCAAAAACTTCAAAGAATACCGGATAGATTTTTGGTTCCATCCAAG TTAAAGGGAATAAGTACagaagattttataaaaaatgaacaGCATTCAATGAAGATGCATGATTGTGGAGTTTTTGGTTACAGAGGATTAACAG AGCATTGCACGCCAGTGTGTCGGTTCATGAAACCGGTACCATCCAATTATGGACCGTACCAAGTTCCCCAAATAGCTGTtca GGAATCCCCATGTTCCACCGTCGACAATTGtagctaa
- the LOC125049364 gene encoding protein TESPA1 isoform X3, protein MRRSSPVQQWLDSLPSEDANSQEATLNGKKDEDDSDTAENKAEESITENTVIETQNDLQEDKSLEVPEQKDLLKRKSLESGVLNDQLKNKSKLQRDHSIQSEGYIPRLKNPLLRDHSLQSDGSGSSGSSVLNVLGARKVDAESVLLALGFGPSEKQQKLQRIPDRFLVPSKLKGISTEDFIKNEQHSMKMHDCGVFGYRGLTGNPHVPPSTIVAKIINCLLQDEMCREEALMRTRHSIADMRSAPAIHARLAARFRSP, encoded by the exons ATGCGCCGAAGTAGCCCTGTGCAACAATGGCTAGATTCCTTGCCTAGTGAGGATGCAAATTCACAAGAAGCAACACTGAATGGTAAGAAAGATGAAGATGACTCAGACACTGCTGAGAACAAGGCAGAGGAATCAATTACTGAAAATACTGTGATTGAAACACAAAATGATTTACAAGAAGACAAAAGTTTAGAAGTACCAGAGCAAAAGGACCTGTTAAAGAGAAAGTCTTTAGAAAGTGGAGTACTTAATGATCAGTTAaagaataaaagtaaattgcAACGGGACCATTCTATACAGTCAGAGGGATATATTCCCAGATTGAAAAATCCTTTACTTCGGGATCACTCTTTACAA tcTGATGGAAGTGGTTCTAGTGGCAGTTCtgtattaaatgttttggGTGCACGGAAAGTAGATGCAGAGTCTGTTCTCTTGGCATTGGGATTTGGACCAAGTGAAAAACAGCAAAAACTTCAAAGAATACCGGATAGATTTTTGGTTCCATCCAAG TTAAAGGGAATAAGTACagaagattttataaaaaatgaacaGCATTCAATGAAGATGCATGATTGTGGAGTTTTTGGTTACAGAGGATTAACAG GGAATCCCCATGTTCCACCGTCGACAATTGtagctaaaataattaattgtttactaCAAGACGAGATGTGTCGAGAGGAAGCTTTAATGCGCACGCGCCATTCTATAGCGGATATGCGAAGTGCGCCTGCCATACACGCCCGTTTAGCGGCAAGATTTAGGAGCCCCTGA
- the LOC125049363 gene encoding sodium/potassium-transporting ATPase subunit alpha-like: MNSRTSSLSSISDLFRPNNPKGLRSRDLSCTRLNILKKEIQTDTHLIPLKDLYALLGTDPVTGLSSDRAKELLEYYGSNTLTPATQHCWARLLLKSLCTGFSILIWLGAILCLTAYLIEMFTKPHPSTDNLYLGCVLIAVDVICGLFSFLQNYKSSKIMKTFNSMIPITSSCVRDGLTNTETPVSNLVKGDIVHIRAGDVIPADLRIIDSKGFKVDNSSLTGECVAVPRSNTEGTPNIMESQNVAFFSALCVEGWATGVVICCGDLTALGRIAGLAARLRPVPSPLSREIHQLMRYMSAWAVGLGLFIASASLGLGYPFMQTTIFVIGIVVANIPEGLQPTVTASLTLTAKHMVTKNCLVKNLEAMEALGACTTICSDKTGTLTENKMRVRHLWLENQIYEVSNNSLDQLKNNKAFQSFKICGALCSNASIAPDGNVHGDASEKAILNFIFECDNPITVRKRYPKVSEIPFNSVNKYQVSIHLDMLNSKHILVMKGAPEVVLDHSATVAMDNTQAINNKEINELINNAIENMANTGERILAFADLNLDVNEYPPGFEFDAEEINFPIENLRFLGLVGLIDPPRKEVRSAIERVRAAGVRVMMVTGDHPATARAVALEVGIATTPQCHVITGTELRNMTPDLLYLTLEKNYEIVFARTSPTQKLQIVEACQRQGSVVAVTGDGVNDAPALRRADIGISMGITGSQVSKQTADIILMDDNFATIVTGIEEGRKIFDNLKKSICYILISNVPEIIPVLMFILFSIPLPLGVMTILCIDLGTDMWPAVSLAHENAERDVMARPPRRSDPLVSCSMIRLVYGHLGLIEFAAGMFAYFIVMAEHGFYPEQLFGIRQRWDNEAVSDVQDSLGQEWTYAERKELERACQAAYFVAIVMTQITNGIICKTRYNSLFQVGMNNKALNFGLVFEIILACVVCYVPGINSFFRTYPLRLKWWFLALPFTALMFSFDEFRKYCIRNEKFGGWFNKLTLY, from the exons gattttcaattttaatttggcTCGGCGCAATATTATGTCTCACGGCATATTtaatcgagatgtttacgaaACCTCATCCAAGTACAGATAATCTATATTTGGGTTGTGTCCTTATTGCCGTCGATGTTATCTGCGGGCTATTTAGCTTTTTACAGAATTATAAAAGTTCTAAG ATAATGAAGACCTTTAATAGTATGATACCCATTACATCAAGCTGTGTTCGTGATGGCCTTACAAACACAGAGACTCCAGTGTCTAATTTAGTCAAAGGGGACATAGTTCACATAAGAGCTGGTGACGTCATACCTGCAGATTTGAGAATAATTGACAGCAAAGGGTTTAAA GTGGACAACTCTTCGCTCACTGGTGAATGCGTAGCTGTGCCTCGGAGTAACACTGAGGGTACTCCAAACATAATGGAATCGCAAAATGTAGCTTTCTTTTCTGCACTGTGCGTTGAAGGATGGGCAActg GCGTTGTGATATGCTGTGGAGATTTAACTGCTTTGGGTCGTATAGCTGGTTTAGCTGCAAGACTCCGACCAGTGCCATCACCACTATCTCGGGAAATTCATCAGCTAATGAGATACATGTCTGCTTGGGCTGTTGGTCTTGGTCTCTTCATTGCGAGTGCTTCACTAGGCTTGGGATATCCATTTATGCAAACAACCATTTTTGTAATTGGCATCGTGGTGGCTAATATTCCCGAAG GTTTACAGCCAACAGTAACAGCATCACTAACATTAACAGCCAAACATATGGTAACAAAAAATTGCCTTGTAAAAAATCTAGAGGCTATGGAAGCTCTTGGTGCCTGCACGACAATATGTTCTGATAAAACTGGAACACTAACTGAAAACAAGATGCGCGTACGACATCTGTGGCTTGAAAATCAAATTTACGAAGTTTCTAATAATAGTTTGG ATCaattgaaaaataacaaag catttcaaagttttaaaatttgcGGCGCATTATGCAGTAATGCTTCTATAGCCCCTGATGGCAATGTACATGGAGATGCATCAGAGAAAGCTATACTAAACTTTATATTTGAATGCGATAATCCAATAACAGTTAGAAAAAGGTATCCCAAAGTATCAGAAATACCTTTCAACTCTGTCAACAAGTATCaa GTTAGTATTCATTTGGATATGCTAAATTCAAAACATATTCTTGTAATGAAAGGCGCCCCCGAAGTAGTTTTAGATCATAGTGCAACTGTCGCTATGGATAATACGCaggcaattaacaataaagaaattaatgagTTGATCAACAACGCTATTGAAAACATGGCTAATACTG gtGAACGAATTTTAGCATTTGCCGATCTCAATTTAGACGTAAATGAATATCCTCCAGGATTCGAATTTGATGCTGAAGAAATTAACTTCCCAATTGAAAACTTACGATTTTTAGGTTTGGTCGGACTGATCGACCCTCCACGAAAGGAG GTGCGTTCAGCTATAGAGAGAGTTCGTGCTGCTGGCGTACGAGTAATGATGGTAACTGGTGATCACCCAGCGACAGCTCGCGCTGTAGCATTGGAAGTGGGCATCGCTACCACACCTCAGTGTCATGTTATCACCGGCACTGAACTGCGTAATATGACACCTGATTTGCTGTATTTAACTCTGGAAAAGAATTACGAAATAG taTTCGCCCGCACATCACCAACTCAGAAACTTCAAATAGTAGAGGCATGTCAAAGACAAGGTAGCGTGGTGGCTGTGACTGGAGACGGGGTAAATGATGCGCCCGCTCTGCGTAGAGCTGATATCGGTATCTCTATGGGAATTACTGGATCACAG GTGTCCAAACAAACAGCAGATATCATTTTAATGGACGACAACTTTGCGACGATCGTGACGGGCATTGAGGAGGGCCGAAAGATATTTGACAATCTAAAGAAGTCGATTTGTTACATTCTTATATCTAACGTCCCTGAGATTATTCCAGTGTTAATGTTCATTTTGTTCTCTATTCCTCTACCATTAG GTGTAATGACTATCTTATGTATCGATCTTGGCACTGATATGTGGCCAGCGGTGTCATTGGCACATGAGAATGCCGAACGGGATGTAATGGCACGGCCTCCAAGACGATCTGACCCACTCGTCTCTTGTTCAATGATAAGATTGGTCTATGGCCATTTAGGTCTCATTGAATTTGCAGCTGGCATGTTTGCATACTTCATTGTTATGGCAGAACATGGCTTTTATCCGGAGCAGCTGTTTG GTATACGGCAAAGATGGGATAATGAGGCAGTAAGTGATGTCCAAGATTCGCTGGGACAGGAGTGGACCTACGCCGAACGCAAGGAACTAGAACGGGCTTGTCAGGCCGCGTACTTTGTGGCTATCGTCATGACTCAAATAACGAATGGAATAATTTGCAAGACAAGATATAATTCACTGTTTCAAGTCG GTATGAATAATAAAGCTCTCAACTTTGGTTTAGTGTTCGAGATTATTCTTGCGTGTGTTGTATGTTATGTGCCAGGAATTAACAGTTTCTTTAGAACATACCCTCTAAGGTTGAAATG GTGGTTTCTCGCATTGCCTTTTACTGCGCTGATGTTCAGCTTTGAtgaatttagaaaatattgtaTCCGCAATGAGAAATTTGGAGGATGGTTTAACAAGCTTacattatattag
- the LOC125049364 gene encoding protein TESPA1 isoform X1, translating into MDSKQDTFNETVSSLLERKVRGWLSGVIEDMRRSSPVQQWLDSLPSEDANSQEATLNGKKDEDDSDTAENKAEESITENTVIETQNDLQEDKSLEVPEQKDLLKRKSLESGVLNDQLKNKSKLQRDHSIQSEGYIPRLKNPLLRDHSLQSDGSGSSGSSVLNVLGARKVDAESVLLALGFGPSEKQQKLQRIPDRFLVPSKLKGISTEDFIKNEQHSMKMHDCGVFGYRGLTGNPHVPPSTIVAKIINCLLQDEMCREEALMRTRHSIADMRSAPAIHARLAARFRSP; encoded by the exons ATGGATTCAAAACAAG ATACATTTAATGAAACAGTTTCTTCACTATTAGAACGTAAAGTACGTGGTTGGCTTAGTGGGGTTATTGAAGACATGCGCCGAAGTAGCCCTGTGCAACAATGGCTAGATTCCTTGCCTAGTGAGGATGCAAATTCACAAGAAGCAACACTGAATGGTAAGAAAGATGAAGATGACTCAGACACTGCTGAGAACAAGGCAGAGGAATCAATTACTGAAAATACTGTGATTGAAACACAAAATGATTTACAAGAAGACAAAAGTTTAGAAGTACCAGAGCAAAAGGACCTGTTAAAGAGAAAGTCTTTAGAAAGTGGAGTACTTAATGATCAGTTAaagaataaaagtaaattgcAACGGGACCATTCTATACAGTCAGAGGGATATATTCCCAGATTGAAAAATCCTTTACTTCGGGATCACTCTTTACAA tcTGATGGAAGTGGTTCTAGTGGCAGTTCtgtattaaatgttttggGTGCACGGAAAGTAGATGCAGAGTCTGTTCTCTTGGCATTGGGATTTGGACCAAGTGAAAAACAGCAAAAACTTCAAAGAATACCGGATAGATTTTTGGTTCCATCCAAG TTAAAGGGAATAAGTACagaagattttataaaaaatgaacaGCATTCAATGAAGATGCATGATTGTGGAGTTTTTGGTTACAGAGGATTAACAG GGAATCCCCATGTTCCACCGTCGACAATTGtagctaaaataattaattgtttactaCAAGACGAGATGTGTCGAGAGGAAGCTTTAATGCGCACGCGCCATTCTATAGCGGATATGCGAAGTGCGCCTGCCATACACGCCCGTTTAGCGGCAAGATTTAGGAGCCCCTGA